The Paroedura picta isolate Pp20150507F chromosome 17, Ppicta_v3.0, whole genome shotgun sequence genome contains the following window.
TCCCATTCCTACTGGTTCTTAAGCGTGGGGCACTCTTCTCCACCCTATATATTTCCTGTAGAAAAAGGAGGTTAGATCTGGCCTGTTCGCCCCCTCTTGTCCTTCTTCTGCCCTGCTGGGATGACAGTTTTTCAGTTTTTGCCCACTGGTGGCCAAAAGAGTCCGAGGCATGATTCTCTCCCTTCAGGGCAAGCAGCCAGGAGTAGACAAAGTTGTCTTTGTGCCGTTTCCCCCTCTCCCGGTACCAGTTTGCGTCCCGCAAGGAGGAGAGAACTGCCTTCAGCTTGGAGACTAACCGAACGTTCCAGAACTCAGTTTTTCCTGAGTGTTAGCCGGCGGAGTGAATTAGAgagaccccctccccaagtttcTCTAACTGCCGGTTCATGTGAGGAGATCCGATTATGAAGggagactggggagggaggggttcatCCAGAACCCCCGTTCTCTTCCCTCAGGGGGGGGCATATCTTACAGTTCGTCATCTGAAAACATCAGCATCCTCTTCTCAATGTTTTTGCTCCTTTTGCCGGGAAGGCCCTCAGCTTTGGGCTCGACGCTCCCGTTCTGCGTGGGCTCCCCAGCCTCCGCTTCTTTTGTGGATTGCTGGGTGTAATGCTGGTAGGCCGGTGAGAAGTTGTGGATGGCGTCTTGGACAATATCCTGGGGGCTCATGGTCTCCTTCAGCCCGCTGGAGATGCTCTGCATCGGGGCCAGGTTAGctggaaagaagaaagggacaatGGTTGTGTGAACTCGATCCTATCTCTGTTCTGCCAAAAGGCACAGATGcccattgagagccagcatggggtcgTGGttcagtggtggcctctaatctgggggcactcagttcgattccccattcctcctccatgtgcaaccagctggatgaccttgagccagtcacggttctctcagagctgttcttgtagaggtttctcaaccccacctccctcacagggtgtcagtttttgggaagaagggaaagggacaCAAGAATAAGGGAAGCGCTGACCCATTACCTGTCgagttttcctttttctccctgtACACCTGGCAGGTGAACGCGTACCGAAGGGCGATGGAGGCAAACAGCATCTCAATGCAGATGATGAAGTTCTGGTAGCCAGCGGCTACCGTCCCGGCCCCCACCGGCTTCCCCTCAATGATCTGGACCTCTGGGATCACCCCACATTTCTCCAGGATAGCCAGCAACATCCCTgtataaaagtttaaaaaaaaaacgaattTTCCTAAATTGTCACGAATATCCCGGAGCACTACTCAGCCTCCAAAACGCATCAGACCTACAGACCTAAATTACGCACTggaataagatcagagtccagtagcacctttgaatCTACTGGAGTAAGATGTTTGCACTACAGAAAATCCACATCATTCCTGTTCAAGTACTAATTGGGACTCTTTTCTTGGCCACTGAGCAGTACCAGAATGTTCAGGAATGACTATCAGTGGTCCAAGTTAGCGCAGTCTTCTcaagtcttggaagctaagcagggtttgtatTGACGGGTAAATGAATTCTGCTAGCAGTCACTAAAATGGCTCTGTCTGAAACAACGGAACAAAAATCAATTTGCATCCAGTTAATAAAATAGAATACAAAAGCTACACAAGGTCAGAAGGCTATCAGACTACAAAGGAGGGAAATTTTCTCCTTCCAATAAGAACTCAGCATCAGCCGGTTAAGCCGATTGGCCAGCAGGCTTGGGACAGTCTGAAAGAAGTGCCTCTTCACACACCTAATTGACTTATGGGCTTTCGTTGTCAGCagacagatggctttaaaaagaaaacgaGGGACAAACAGATTCCCTGTGGAAATTAACAACGGAGCCTGAATATACAGGGGCAGTCTACCTTTGATTATCAGGGCGAGGAATAGGGGAGGCCTATTTCAGTACCGCCAGGTTCATGTGCTCCGTAAAAGCGTCAAGTTGTGTCTGCTGGgctaaattttatttatggattGAAAACATTTTTACGCATGCCTTTCAGGCTATTCGGGGCCCCCGGGATGATGAACATAAATATggatttgaaatatttaaaacaaaacatggacATGCAAACACACAGACAGGGAGAGCCCATAAAAATTATTGAGAGAATGGAGAAAAGGACAACAGAGGGAGACAATCTCCCCAGGGCGGGAGTTCAGccattttggtgccacaaccaagaaggcccttccaTAGGGGGCTGCTCATCTAGTGTCAGAAGGTGGGGGCACCCAATACAGGGCCTCTGAAGTTGAACGGAGTTGGCGCTCTGCAATTGTCCCATGCAAGCGGGCAAAAGTGACTTCTGACCACCCATCTCCACTTTTTGCATGTGTCCTGACAACGGTGCCGTCTGCACTGCAGACTCGCAAACCGAAAAGGGCTGTGAGCAATCAAGAGCTATGGCTTCGGTGGCCTACATTGTCACAGGAGAGTGGAAGAGCTAGCCGAAGAACCACCGTGCGCACGTAATCGGCTTAGCTTTATCTGGATTTCTTTAAGTACGGCATGCGCACAGATCCAGCCAGCAGAACCTTAGCTAGTGACAAGACGTTTTAAAAAGGAGACCATGCAGGGAAATCATTCAGGGGTTCTACTAGCTCACTTTGttggggaaagagaaggaaacgGCGTAATATTGCATTAGGAGGATGTCAAgatgacctgggttcaaatcccatctTGGGATCACAACAGACTCAAACCAAGGGCCTATTTATTGGCagtgtttaaatatacaaaggaatGGAGTGCTGGCTGCTTAGAGAATAAGTAGGCTTATTAAGAAGAGacacaactttgtaaagaagagagagacagagagagacctaactgtctaactgttgttctggaggaaATACAGAgtggaagtgtgttcaaaggagtgggaagtctccaactgaagcaatcaggacacaggagacaattatttgaaaaaaaaaattcaggaagttcctaactacaaatctcctccaatgctccccTGTAGCATATTCTTCATAGAAAGTCAGtttggtgttgtagttaagagcggtggcctttaatctgaagaaccgggttggattccccactcctccttcatgcacagccagctgggtgaccttgggccagtcctagttctctcagagctgtctcagcctcaccaacctcagccactttgagactccttcgcttAGTCAAAACCCCAGCCCTTTATATACTACTGAATCATGCCCCCACGTTCCCCGACACAGAGAACGAGCATCTCTAGGAGTCTCTTAAGGCATGATTCTTCTCTGCCCCTTGGTCTTTTCCTGCACACAGGCATTTTCCCCACGAGGGGTGATACTTCAACATGAGCCTCTCGCTCGGCTCCCTGGAGATTTCCCCCATTCGATTCATGCCCTCACCTTGCCAAAATGAAAGGAAGATGACCGCCTTGATGGTGAGGAACTTAAGGACCGGTTCGAAGGGGCGCAGCAGCTCCATGGTGGCaaagtagaagaggaagagcGCGTAGAGGGCCAGGCTAACCGAGAAGTTGTAGATGATGGTGATGTAGAGGTACCCGCTATGAATGCTGGGAAAGACAAGAAGAGACGGGGGGGTCAATCCAGTCCTAGCCATGGCTAAAAAAATAGGCCCTCAACATCTGTCCCATGTTAACAGCCGGATAGAGTAGGGGGACTTGAACCCTGGGCTCAAATCCCCCACTTGTCCCGTAGAAGTGACCTTGGTCCCTAGTTCATTGGGAAGGTGGTCCCAGTTAACGTTTCGCCCCAAACAAGtgacccccccttccccatcatgCCCTGGCTCATGTGGCCAACAGAAAGGCATGAGCCAAGATCTCACAGCACATCGGCTGGCTGGAAAACTGGTCAGCTCGCCTTTAAATCCAGTGCCATTTCGTTTTCGGTCAATTCGCCGAACTTTCGGTTTCCAGCATtctatgggtttttaatgggattatcTTATAAAGGAAAGACCTTTGTCTGTTGGGCCAGTactgctttaaagctcacacCCAATGAACCTCCCCTCGGCCTAGCAGCGAGTATCCACGTCTGGCCCTCAACACCCCCCCAAGAACTTTCCCAAATTCTCACTTGAAGTCACCATCGTGGTATTTCCCAAAAGCCTGCAGGATAATGGTGAGGACAGCCATCAATGGCTTCACGATGCAGAACTGCAGCGTTGCCTGGATGAACAGAACAAAAATGGGGTTAAATGCGTTGCTCCCCCATCCCATATGCCCGCTCTGATGATCCCCACCAAGGTAGCCTAGGAATTTTAAGGACCTATGGACAGAGGGCAGCTCTCTCCACTGCCAACAGTCACAGCATGGGCAAAAACGGACCCTGATTTTGCACCCATCTCACCCCTACTCCCCCATCCCCTAAGGGTTTTCAGCTTTGATGGGCATTCACCTGCTTGCAAAACCGAAGGAACCCAATCGAATAGGACATCCCTTGTAGACAGCACGTCCCGTAGATGCAGCTAGACCTGGAACCAGACAGAAGAGCACAGAGTCCAAATTTGGCCATAGGGAGGATGTTAAAATGTTTATACCCCGTCTACTCTACAACGGACGCTACCAGGGGGAAGCCGCAGCTCAGTAGAGCAGCCGATTGCTTTCCATGCATAAGGTTCCAGGTTCGATCCCTTATAATTGTAGTTACAAGTAGTCTTTAGGATTATAACCGGGCTGCCCTTGTCACATTCATGCATGTTCACCCAAGGCTCCTGGTAATGCACTTCCAACGCACTTCGCAACTGGGTTTCGCTGTGTGCAGCACGCACAGTCCATTGGACCACCAACGGCCTATTGGAACCTGCTGGGCAAGAGCTCCACCTGGTCCCCACATTGGCAAAGGTCACGGTGGGCACCACATCAGGGATCCCTGAGAC
Protein-coding sequences here:
- the TMEM184A gene encoding transmembrane protein 184A; the protein is MSNATSALESSPTAAGREATSLVPTTMGLPFFPSDTSHLVVADGSQLRTDQNFSHGGQDLFLTTSAAKVISSLFVWSALLITFHQIYLHLRNYTIPNEQRYIIRILLIVPIYAFDSWLSLLLIGSHQYYVYFDSVRDCYEAFVIYSFLSLCFEYLGGESTIMAEIRGKPIVSSCIYGTCCLQGMSYSIGFLRFCKQATLQFCIVKPLMAVLTIILQAFGKYHDGDFNIHSGYLYITIIYNFSVSLALYALFLFYFATMELLRPFEPVLKFLTIKAVIFLSFWQGMLLAILEKCGVIPEVQIIEGKPVGAGTVAAGYQNFIICIEMLFASIALRYAFTCQVYREKKENSTANLAPMQSISSGLKETMSPQDIVQDAIHNFSPAYQHYTQQSTKEAEAGEPTQNGSVEPKAEGLPGKRSKNIEKRMLMFSDDEL